From the genome of Chania multitudinisentens RB-25, one region includes:
- the nfo gene encoding deoxyribonuclease IV, with product MKFVGAHVSASGGVDQAVIRAHELEATAFALFTKNQRQWKAAPLPTDVIDKFKNACEQYGFGPGQILPHDSYLINLGHPVTDALEKSRDAFLDEMQRCEQLGLTLLNFHPGSHLLQIDEDQCLARIAESINIVLDKTQGVTAVIENTAGQGSNLGFKFEHLAAIINGVEDKSRVGVCIDTCHAFAAGYDLRTEENCEQTFKELGNVVGFNYLRGMHLNDAKSEFNSRVDRHHSLGEGNIGKTVFSYIMRDARFDNIPLILETVNPDIWAEEIAWLKAQQ from the coding sequence ATGAAGTTTGTCGGTGCACATGTCAGCGCTTCAGGCGGCGTGGATCAGGCGGTTATTCGCGCACACGAATTAGAGGCGACCGCATTCGCCCTGTTCACCAAAAATCAACGTCAATGGAAAGCGGCACCGCTGCCTACCGATGTCATTGATAAGTTTAAAAATGCCTGCGAGCAATACGGCTTCGGCCCCGGTCAGATCCTGCCACATGACAGCTATCTGATTAACCTTGGGCACCCGGTAACAGATGCATTGGAGAAATCCCGCGACGCCTTCCTTGATGAGATGCAACGTTGCGAACAATTGGGCCTGACGTTGCTGAACTTCCATCCAGGCAGCCATCTGTTGCAAATAGATGAAGACCAATGCCTGGCGCGGATCGCTGAATCCATCAACATTGTATTGGATAAAACTCAAGGGGTGACTGCGGTAATCGAGAACACGGCCGGTCAGGGCAGCAATCTAGGGTTTAAATTCGAGCATTTGGCGGCGATCATCAATGGCGTGGAAGACAAAAGCCGTGTCGGTGTCTGTATTGATACCTGTCACGCCTTCGCCGCCGGTTATGATTTACGCACCGAGGAGAATTGCGAACAAACCTTCAAAGAACTGGGGAATGTTGTCGGTTTCAATTACCTGCGCGGTATGCATCTTAACGATGCCAAAAGTGAATTCAACAGCCGCGTTGACCGCCACCATAGCCTGGGTGAAGGCAATATCGGCAAGACGGTGTTCAGCTATATCATGCGCGATGCCCGCTTTGATAACATCCCGCTGATTCTGGAAACGGTGAACCCGGATATCTGGGCTGAAGAAATTGCCTGGCTGAAAGCGCAACAGTGA
- a CDS encoding YeiH family putative sulfate export transporter, with product MLTALAIWASSIPSVAGLGFGALTLAILFGIVAGNTFYPWLHSHCHQGVQLAKQRLLRLGIILYGFRLTFQQIADIGASGIIIDALTLISTFLLACWLGKKVFGLNNQTTMLIGAGSSICGAAAVMATEPVLKADSNNVAVAVSTVVVFGTLAIFAYPWLYHLNEQAQWMPFSQATFGIYVGSTVHEVAQVVAAGHAIGPDAENAAVIAKMIRVMMLAPFLLLLSRYISRGATGNASEKSAITIPWFAVLFIGVAGLNSFNLLPATLVRHVITADTWMLAMAMAALGLTTHLSAIRQAGVKPILLAALLFIWLIIGGGAINQLVQHLV from the coding sequence ATGCTCACTGCCCTGGCAATATGGGCAAGCAGCATCCCTTCGGTTGCCGGGCTGGGATTCGGCGCACTGACTTTGGCGATTCTATTCGGCATCGTTGCTGGCAATACGTTTTACCCCTGGTTGCACTCCCATTGTCATCAAGGTGTTCAGCTTGCCAAGCAACGCCTACTGCGCTTGGGGATCATTCTTTACGGCTTTCGTTTGACCTTTCAGCAGATTGCCGATATCGGGGCCAGCGGCATTATCATTGACGCCCTCACCCTAATCAGCACCTTTCTATTAGCCTGCTGGTTGGGTAAAAAAGTTTTCGGCCTCAATAACCAAACCACTATGCTGATCGGTGCAGGCAGCAGCATTTGCGGAGCCGCAGCGGTAATGGCCACCGAACCGGTTCTGAAGGCTGATTCCAACAACGTGGCAGTGGCGGTTTCCACCGTCGTGGTATTCGGTACATTGGCCATCTTCGCTTATCCGTGGTTGTATCACCTGAATGAACAGGCCCAATGGATGCCGTTTTCCCAGGCAACCTTCGGTATTTATGTCGGTTCCACGGTGCATGAAGTGGCTCAGGTGGTCGCAGCAGGTCATGCGATTGGCCCAGATGCCGAAAATGCCGCTGTTATCGCCAAAATGATCCGCGTCATGATGCTGGCCCCTTTTCTGCTACTGTTATCTCGCTATATCAGCCGTGGTGCTACCGGTAACGCCAGCGAAAAATCAGCCATTACTATCCCCTGGTTTGCCGTGCTGTTTATTGGAGTTGCCGGGCTGAATTCGTTCAATCTGCTCCCTGCTACCCTGGTACGACATGTGATTACCGCCGACACCTGGATGCTGGCGATGGCCATGGCAGCGCTGGGTCTGACCACCCATCTCAGCGCCATACGTCAGGCCGGGGTGAAGCCGATCCTGTTGGCTGCGTTGCTGTTTATCTGGCTGATTATTGGGGGTGGTGCAATCAACCAACTGGTTCAGCATCTGGTGTAA
- the yieE gene encoding DNA-binding transcriptional regulator YeiE, with protein MHITLRQLEVFTEVLKSGSTTQASVVLALSQSAVSAALADLEGQLRVLLFDRVGKRLVINEHGRLLYPKALALLEQAGEIGQLFLHDSGALRIAASSTIGNYMLPAMIAGYRKDFPDTPLELNVGNSQDVIGAVADFRVDLGLIEGPCHMPELVTQPWLDDELVVFAAPDNPLARQPMTMATLASAPWILRERGSGTREVLDHLLLAHLPNFQLVMELGNSEAIKHAVRHGIGISCLSRRVIEEQLRSGVLVELKIPLPPLVRTLYLIHHRQKHLSNALQRFLSYCDLPVQA; from the coding sequence ATGCATATCACCTTGCGTCAACTGGAAGTTTTCACCGAAGTGTTGAAAAGTGGTTCAACAACACAGGCTTCGGTGGTATTGGCGTTGTCACAATCTGCGGTCAGCGCAGCGCTGGCTGATTTGGAAGGGCAACTACGCGTGTTGCTGTTTGATCGGGTCGGTAAACGGTTAGTGATCAATGAGCATGGGCGGTTGTTGTACCCTAAAGCCTTGGCGTTGCTGGAGCAGGCTGGGGAAATAGGGCAGTTGTTTTTGCACGACAGCGGTGCGCTGCGCATCGCCGCCAGCAGCACCATCGGTAACTATATGCTACCTGCGATGATTGCTGGCTATCGTAAGGATTTTCCTGATACGCCACTGGAGCTGAATGTGGGGAACAGCCAGGATGTGATTGGTGCCGTAGCGGATTTTCGGGTTGATCTTGGTTTGATCGAAGGGCCATGTCACATGCCCGAATTGGTGACTCAGCCCTGGTTGGATGATGAACTGGTGGTGTTTGCTGCACCGGATAATCCGTTAGCCCGGCAGCCAATGACGATGGCGACTTTGGCAAGCGCGCCGTGGATTTTGCGTGAGCGCGGTTCCGGTACGCGGGAAGTGCTGGATCACCTGCTGTTGGCGCATCTGCCGAATTTTCAACTGGTGATGGAATTGGGGAATTCTGAAGCGATCAAGCATGCGGTACGCCATGGTATCGGGATTAGTTGCCTATCGCGGCGCGTCATTGAGGAACAACTGCGCAGTGGTGTGTTGGTTGAGCTGAAAATCCCCTTGCCACCGTTGGTACGGACGTTGTATCTGATCCATCACCGTCAGAAACATCTCTCTAACGCCCTGCAACGCTTTTTAAGCTATTGCGATTTACCGGTGCAGGCTTAA
- a CDS encoding amino acid permease yields the protein MAQQDIKTLGQQAPGLRRELKARHLTMIAIGGSIGTGLFVASGATVSQAGPGGALLSYALIGLMVYFLMTSLGELAAFMPVSGSFSTYGAKYVEEGFGFALGWNYWYNWAVTIAVDLVAAQLVMNYWFPETPGWIWSALFLGLMFMLNYISVKGFGEAEYWFSLIKVSTVIIFIGLGVLMIFGILQGGENAGWQNWTIGDAPFAGGFSAMIGVAMIVGFSFQGTELIGIAAGESENPGKNIPRAVRQVFWRILLFYIFAILIISLIIPYTDPNLLRNDVKDISVSPFTLVFQHAGLLSAAAVMNAVILTAVLSAGNSGMYASTRMLFTLASEGKAPRIFAKLSKGGVPRNALYATTVVAALCFLSSMFGNQSVYLWLLNTSGMTGFIAWLGIAISHYRFRRGYMLQGHDLGDLPYRSGFFPLGPIFAFVLCLIITLGQNYQAFLEDNIDWYGVTATYIGIPLFLAIWFGYKLTRGTRVVKYSEMEFPKWDSK from the coding sequence ATGGCTCAGCAAGATATAAAAACATTGGGGCAGCAAGCACCCGGATTGCGCCGTGAACTAAAAGCGCGGCATTTAACCATGATCGCCATCGGCGGTTCTATTGGTACAGGTTTGTTTGTCGCTTCTGGCGCGACGGTTTCCCAGGCTGGCCCCGGCGGTGCACTGCTTTCTTACGCCTTGATCGGTTTGATGGTTTACTTCCTGATGACCAGCCTGGGTGAATTGGCTGCGTTTATGCCGGTTTCTGGTTCGTTCTCAACCTACGGTGCCAAATATGTTGAAGAAGGCTTCGGTTTCGCGTTGGGGTGGAATTATTGGTACAACTGGGCGGTGACCATCGCGGTTGATCTGGTGGCTGCACAGTTGGTGATGAATTACTGGTTTCCTGAAACGCCGGGCTGGATCTGGAGCGCATTGTTCCTGGGTTTGATGTTCATGTTGAACTACATCTCGGTAAAAGGCTTTGGTGAAGCGGAATACTGGTTCTCTCTGATTAAAGTCAGCACGGTGATTATTTTTATCGGCCTCGGTGTTCTGATGATTTTCGGTATCCTACAGGGCGGCGAGAATGCGGGTTGGCAAAACTGGACCATCGGTGATGCGCCATTTGCCGGTGGATTCTCTGCCATGATTGGTGTGGCGATGATCGTCGGCTTCTCTTTCCAGGGAACTGAACTGATCGGTATCGCGGCCGGTGAGTCTGAAAACCCCGGTAAGAATATCCCACGTGCGGTGCGTCAGGTGTTTTGGCGTATCCTGTTGTTCTACATCTTCGCCATCCTGATTATCAGCCTGATCATTCCTTATACCGATCCAAACCTGCTGCGTAACGATGTTAAAGACATCAGCGTCAGCCCGTTTACCTTGGTATTCCAGCATGCTGGCCTGCTGTCTGCGGCGGCGGTAATGAATGCGGTGATCCTCACCGCCGTGTTGTCTGCCGGTAACTCAGGTATGTATGCCTCAACGCGTATGCTGTTTACGCTGGCTTCGGAAGGAAAGGCCCCACGTATTTTCGCCAAACTGTCAAAAGGCGGCGTGCCGCGTAACGCACTGTATGCCACCACCGTGGTCGCGGCGTTGTGCTTCCTCAGTTCAATGTTCGGTAATCAATCGGTTTATTTGTGGTTGTTGAACACCTCCGGGATGACCGGTTTTATCGCTTGGTTGGGGATTGCCATCAGTCACTATCGTTTCCGCCGGGGCTATATGCTGCAAGGGCATGATCTGGGTGATTTGCCATACCGTTCCGGCTTTTTCCCGCTGGGGCCGATTTTTGCTTTTGTGCTGTGTCTGATCATCACATTGGGCCAGAACTATCAGGCATTCCTGGAAGACAATATTGACTGGTATGGCGTGACGGCAACTTACATCGGCATTCCGTTGTTTTTGGCTATCTGGTTCGGATATAAGCTGACGCGCGGCACCCGTGTAGTGAAGTACAGTGAAATGGAATTCCCGAAGTGGGATTCGAAGTAA
- a CDS encoding ligand-gated channel protein — MKKPTHHQLTTLIITALTSHLVLADTMVVTASGFQQRIQDSPASISVISRQQLENKAYRDVTDALKDVPGVVITGGASHSDISIRGMSSKYTLILVDGKRVDTRGTRPNSDNSGIEQGWLPPLQAIDRIEVVRGPMSSLYGSDAMGGVINIITRKTSTTQAWKGSLHGDATFQEHRDSGDIFQTNAYAAGPLIEGLLGLRLNGLLSHRAEDRIISGYNEQQVSSGTAVFNLTPDEKNNVDVEIGRSLQDRNSTPGMSMAVENCRNGRCTSNSASNSRYERTHYSITHNGYYDFGNTNSYIQREETNNPGRKMKLNNTIFNTQTQFDFSDHLLNLGGQYRYEDLHDEGNQLAAADGLNNLTRWSWALFAEDEWSITHDFALTTGVRMDQDQNYGNHWTPRMYGVWHLAEQWTLKGGISAGYRSPDLRQSSANWGQITGGGRTSIIIGNPDLKPEKSLSQEIGLLWDDQQGLNAGVTLFNTDFKDKITEVRRCDSGNGSPECFIGNTPYYFISDRINVDEANMRGVETTLDWDISKNWELTANYTFTQSEQKSGAQKGKPLNQLPKHMFNTTLDWKAMQDVSLWSRLNFRSKTSEYLSRTSMAAGTPSYTFVDAGLSYQANKHLTVTGGVYNIFDKIVDYTHYNTVLDGRRYTVGMTYNF, encoded by the coding sequence ATGAAAAAACCAACTCATCACCAATTAACCACACTCATTATCACCGCACTTACCAGCCACCTCGTGCTGGCAGACACCATGGTAGTCACCGCCTCCGGTTTTCAGCAAAGAATTCAGGATTCCCCAGCATCCATTTCCGTGATCTCTCGCCAACAGCTTGAAAACAAAGCCTATCGTGATGTCACCGATGCGCTAAAAGACGTTCCTGGCGTGGTGATTACCGGTGGCGCCAGCCACAGTGATATCAGTATCCGCGGCATGTCCTCCAAATACACGCTGATTTTGGTCGATGGCAAACGCGTGGATACCCGTGGCACCCGCCCTAACAGTGACAACTCGGGTATCGAACAGGGTTGGTTACCACCACTGCAAGCTATTGATCGCATTGAAGTGGTGCGTGGGCCGATGTCCTCCCTTTACGGTTCAGACGCCATGGGTGGAGTGATCAACATCATTACGCGCAAAACATCAACCACTCAGGCATGGAAAGGCTCTCTGCACGGCGACGCCACCTTTCAGGAACACCGTGATTCCGGCGATATTTTCCAGACCAATGCTTATGCGGCTGGCCCACTGATCGAAGGCTTGCTGGGGCTCCGGCTTAATGGCCTGCTTTCCCACCGGGCCGAAGATCGGATTATCAGCGGTTATAATGAACAACAGGTAAGCAGTGGTACGGCAGTGTTCAACCTGACTCCCGATGAAAAAAACAACGTTGACGTTGAGATTGGCCGTTCACTGCAAGATCGCAATAGCACGCCGGGCATGTCGATGGCGGTAGAAAACTGCCGCAATGGCAGATGCACCTCGAACAGTGCCAGCAACAGCCGCTACGAGCGAACTCATTATTCGATCACCCACAACGGCTATTACGATTTCGGTAATACCAACAGCTATATTCAGCGCGAGGAAACCAACAACCCTGGCCGCAAAATGAAGCTGAACAACACCATCTTCAATACGCAGACGCAGTTTGATTTCAGCGATCATCTGCTTAATCTGGGTGGGCAATATCGCTATGAAGATCTGCATGATGAAGGGAATCAACTTGCTGCCGCTGACGGCCTGAATAACCTGACACGCTGGAGTTGGGCACTGTTCGCCGAAGATGAGTGGTCAATAACCCATGATTTTGCCCTGACTACCGGCGTCCGCATGGATCAGGATCAGAATTATGGTAATCACTGGACGCCACGCATGTATGGTGTTTGGCACTTGGCGGAACAATGGACGCTAAAAGGAGGGATATCTGCCGGTTATCGCTCACCCGATCTGCGCCAGTCTTCCGCTAACTGGGGGCAAATCACCGGTGGTGGCCGAACCTCAATCATCATTGGCAACCCCGACCTGAAGCCGGAAAAGAGCCTGAGCCAGGAAATCGGCCTGCTGTGGGACGATCAGCAAGGGCTCAATGCCGGTGTCACCCTGTTCAATACCGACTTCAAAGACAAAATCACCGAGGTTCGCCGTTGCGACAGCGGTAACGGTTCACCAGAATGCTTTATCGGTAATACTCCTTATTACTTTATCAGCGATCGTATCAACGTAGATGAAGCCAATATGCGCGGTGTAGAAACCACCCTGGATTGGGATATCAGCAAAAACTGGGAACTGACCGCCAACTACACCTTTACCCAGTCAGAACAGAAAAGTGGCGCGCAGAAAGGTAAGCCGCTGAACCAACTGCCGAAGCACATGTTCAATACCACTCTGGATTGGAAAGCGATGCAGGACGTCAGCTTGTGGTCACGCCTCAACTTCCGCAGCAAAACCTCGGAATATCTGAGCCGCACCTCAATGGCCGCAGGCACACCGTCTTATACCTTCGTTGATGCGGGGTTGAGCTATCAGGCCAACAAACACCTGACGGTCACTGGTGGGGTATACAACATTTTCGACAAAATCGTTGATTACACTCATTACAACACCGTACTGGACGGCCGCCGTTATACCGTGGGTATGACTTATAACTTCTAA
- a CDS encoding NAD(P)/FAD-dependent oxidoreductase — protein MTEYVASYYAASANPHVPYPSLEEAIRCDVCIIGGGFSGLSSALHLAEAGYDVVLLEAAAIGWGASGRNGGQALNSYSRDIDTIEARYGADTTHWLGSMMFEGAEIIRSRIEQYAIACDYRPGAISAALTSRQFSALAKRKALWQRYGNPPLALLDKQAIQREIASDRYVGGLLDHSGGHLHPLNLALGEAGAVQSHGGRVFEHSAATQIRYGQPATVHTARGSVTADFVIVAGNAYLGDKLEPRLSRLSMPCGSQIIATAPLPPEQALALLPGNYCVEDCNYLLDYFRLTADNRLLYGGGVNYGAWETANITAKILPNMLKTFPQLKDVRIDYCWSGNFLLTLSRMPQFGRLDNNVYYLQGDSGHGVTLTHLAGKLIAEVLCGNAERFDAFAKLPHLPFFGGRHLRVPFTALGAAYYALRDRLGF, from the coding sequence ATGACGGAATATGTTGCCAGCTATTATGCCGCCAGCGCTAACCCCCACGTTCCTTATCCATCATTGGAAGAGGCTATCCGCTGCGATGTCTGCATTATTGGCGGTGGTTTTTCTGGCCTCTCTTCCGCATTACATCTGGCTGAAGCCGGTTACGACGTCGTACTGCTTGAAGCCGCCGCTATCGGTTGGGGAGCCAGCGGCCGCAACGGTGGGCAGGCGCTCAATTCTTACAGCCGTGATATTGATACCATCGAAGCCCGCTACGGCGCTGATACCACTCACTGGCTTGGCAGCATGATGTTTGAAGGGGCAGAGATTATCCGTAGCCGCATCGAACAATACGCCATCGCCTGCGATTATCGCCCTGGGGCCATCTCCGCTGCGCTAACTTCCCGGCAGTTTAGCGCCTTGGCAAAGAGAAAAGCTCTCTGGCAGCGGTATGGCAATCCGCCGTTGGCATTGCTTGATAAACAGGCTATTCAGCGCGAAATTGCCAGCGATCGTTACGTCGGTGGGCTATTGGATCATAGCGGTGGTCATCTTCACCCTCTAAATCTGGCTCTGGGTGAGGCCGGTGCGGTGCAGAGCCACGGCGGGCGGGTGTTTGAACACTCTGCCGCAACCCAGATCCGTTACGGTCAACCTGCAACGGTGCATACCGCACGCGGCTCGGTCACTGCCGATTTTGTCATTGTGGCAGGCAATGCTTATCTGGGGGATAAGCTGGAACCGCGCCTCAGCCGCCTGAGTATGCCGTGCGGTTCACAGATTATCGCCACCGCGCCATTGCCACCTGAGCAAGCGCTTGCACTGTTACCGGGCAATTACTGCGTTGAAGACTGTAATTACCTGCTGGATTACTTCCGGCTCACTGCGGATAACCGCTTGTTGTACGGCGGCGGAGTCAACTATGGCGCATGGGAAACGGCAAACATCACCGCCAAAATCCTGCCCAATATGTTGAAGACATTCCCGCAGCTAAAAGATGTGCGCATTGACTACTGCTGGAGCGGTAATTTCTTGCTAACCCTGTCACGCATGCCGCAGTTCGGCAGGTTAGACAACAATGTCTATTATCTGCAAGGCGACAGTGGCCATGGCGTAACCTTGACGCATCTGGCCGGTAAATTAATTGCCGAAGTATTGTGCGGTAACGCCGAACGCTTCGATGCCTTCGCCAAATTGCCACATTTGCCCTTTTTTGGTGGCCGTCATTTACGCGTGCCCTTCACCGCCCTTGGTGCGGCCTACTACGCACTGCGGGATCGTTTAGGGTTCTAA